The Trichomycterus rosablanca isolate fTriRos1 chromosome 19, fTriRos1.hap1, whole genome shotgun sequence region TTCCTGGAGGCCCCTAAAGAAAAGTGCATGTAATGAGGAGCTATAATGTGGCACTGTATAACTTGTGAAACATTAATTAGAAATAAAGTATTTATACCATTTTCCCAAGCACTGTCATTCCACGGGGGCCAACAGACCCTGCAGATCCTAAGTCCCCTTCAGGTCCAGCTTTGCCTGGAGGGCCCTTTTCACCCTGACATGGAGaagatattataaataaaacggGAAGACTAAACAAGCTAATAAACAAGCAAGCTGGCTAATAAAATGATGTGAgatgattaaataattatacCTTCTGGCCTggctcccctttttctcctttctGCCCACGTGGACCAGGCTTTCCCTAACGCAAAAGCAATATATGAGCTCCTGCATATACCATGCATttctaataaattaaaatgttaatattttatgGGTTGCGGACTCACAGGAGGGCCCAATTCACCCGGAGCTCCTGGAATGTTGGAGGTGCAGGTACATGCATACGGAAAAGCAGGGCAACTCTCTTCATCCCTCTGCAATATGAGAATAAAAGATGTAAAGATTTCACCTGTTTAAATGAGCCTTTTTTCATTGTCATCAACcctgttatcctggtcagggttgcagtagcTCCAATACCATTAATATTAGGATAATACTGAAAATTGTGATAAATCTGGACACTAAAAGGATGAATATTTTTTAGATTCCATCCCTACttgttaaaatattaatttttatCATGGATACTCACAAGCCATGGCTGCAGCATGCAATAGTATTTGAATGAATTTGAATTCAAACAGTCagcccagtgtgtgtgtgtgtgtgtgtgtgtgtgtgtgtgtgtgtatgtgtgtggtctCTCACCTGAGCAGGCAGGTCGCAGCAAGTGTCCTCTGAGGCCCAGGTAGTGTTGCAGACAATCTCAAAGGACTGAAGCTGGAACTAAGAAACAGAACACCTACACTtaaaaattgaatgatagaataaatagaagctacaatacacagcacagcctaccttaacgattgaatgtaaacctaaaacaccCAGGACGGgctcaaatacaaaaattctCGTCTGTATGTTGACACCCCCCCATCTGTGTCAACAGGACTGGTTGGGAGTtctccaaactcagttacctgagtagtgttttagctgctttagacctTGACTTCttggacatttttacattttcgcactcaatttgtcttccgctgctgagggatacccggttgcatccgaggagagcacgtcgctgtacacctcttctgacacgtgtacagccctcctcttttcGCCGCtgaattctgcacaggtgtctctttcgccaatcagggtccttacactgcgTATGAGaatcccacccacatatagtccggtccacaccctgcagatacggtagcCAATTAGTATGCGCccagtggcaatgccgagtttcgaaccgaggctCTGGTggtggacattttgactaactgttTGCTatctgaattgccgtaggattgctaggaccacatagtgcaaattaaccagtaaacctgaggcacttgaatgctacttgaatgaaaaatgttaaatcgctaatcacaaaccttaaagtttgaatttcacagcaaattgcatattacatggcaAACGACTCACTTTATGGTTAGCGATGCAATTTTCAAGGCCGTTAATTAGGTAGAGCCCTAAGTATAACCATCATAGCACAATTATACCATGTTAACATGAGCAGTACTAGTCACAGAGACaacatataattttaattacTAATATGAAAAGGCAAATATGAggtttggttggaaatggtgagggtgggaggagtagtaatttgttgtgtctgagagactgagagagagcttatagtccggatttgtgccatctgatttccagctTTTTTGATgcacaaagaagctttaaggggaagaagatttgtGAAAGcaacggtgcatcagtggctacgcgctcaaccgaAAACATttattgctgatggcattaagagttggtacgatgctgggaaaaatgcatcggaaggcgactatgtagaaaattgatgcaatttgtttttgaaattcttaataactGGAGTTTTAatagtgcggaaactttttgaagacctCTCGTAGAAGCGCAAGTGGTCAGACCAGGTTTTTCTTACTGAAGGTACACTGGAACACTTTTATACATTTAGAAAAGGGCTACCACAGCAGACCAAACACCAAAACAGAAGATATATTAGAGGTCTTTAAACAATTCTAGGCTATTCTGACTGATGACTGACCAGTGCAGTGCTAAAAAGGCTTAAAAAGATTTATCAGTAGTCAGAACATTGCTTTTGGTGTAAAGAGACTCACAGCTGCAGAGCCACTCCGAGGCCCTCGAGTCCTCACTAGCTTGCCCAGCATCTCAAAGCCATCAGTGGGTACGTTTCCTGAAGGACGGGCGGGTCTCTCGCCCACCCACTGGCAATCCACCGACAGGGATACGCCCACCTGACTAACAGACAAGTGAATCTGCCAAACACAGAGATAAATACAGATTTAAAGAGAACCATGCACATAACATCCTAGTCTTTCTGTTTCTAGCAGCTTCTAACATTCTAACATTAACAGTCTCTAGTTCACCTTGTGGAAGCTTCCATAGAAGAGAGTGTGAACTTGCGGCTGGTCGAAAGTCAGCTCCTGAACTTCTCCTCTGTAGTCCAGACTGAAATACAGCAGCATCTTCCTCTCAGCTAATCCCGAGTGACAACAgacatgaataaatgattagAGTGGATcctttaaaagtatgtagagaaatagatggactacagtcagtaattgtagaactacaaagtgttcttatatggtaagtggagctgataaaatggacagtgagtgtagaaacaaggaggtggttttaatgttatggctgatcagtgtatatccctTTATGCAGCTATGTACTTACGATCCAGCACCACGCCCATTTTGGGCTGGAAATCATTATCAGTGAGTTGCCAGAGGGCGAAGGGTTCCCTGGGTGAGTTCTGGAGCAGACGGAAGGCCATGCTGATAGTGTGTTCTGGAGCAAAgcctgatggatggatgaagctACAACACAGAAACAAAGGAATATCAATTTGCACAGAGCGAGCATCCTTTGTGCGCATCCTGGTTCACGGTCAGTGACGGTAAATATCCTCACCCTGTACTCTGGGTCAGCTGGACATCTCTGTATATGGTGTAGCTGGGTATTGAGGTGAAGATGAAGGGCTCTGCTGAAACACCCTCCACAGTGGAGTGAGCTCTGGGAGTCAGACCGAATGACTCCATCATATTAAAGCCTGAAAATGGTACACAATTTATTGGAGAACTATACTAACAATGTGCCAACTGatcaatttaaaagaaaatgtttcATTACGACAGCAGTTACCTTGAATCACATGATTCCTTATGGTCATTTCAGGACACACTGTATAGACCAAGAAAGTACATGGCattacatttgtatttaattaaatacagcaCATACACTGCATACTGATACATTTGTTGGTCTTTACCTTCGCGTATTACTGGATGTAATCCAGGAGGAACATACGCTCTTACCGGGGCTGAAGCTGTAATAAAAATACGCTTGTATGAAGCTACATGGAGCTAGAAGCAGGCATTAAAATGAGAACTTCTCCCCTGGGTGGAATGAGAATCCTACCTGTGGGATGGAGGATGGTGACAGCAGCGCTCTGTACTGTACCCAAAAGGGAGTGTACGCTTATGCGATACACCGTCTCTGGCTGCAGTTCAGAGAAACAGTTACTGTTGCTGGTGGCACTTACAGTCGCCTCCTTTTTCTGCTTATctgaacacacaaacacacagaaaaaataGACATGACTTCAAAGAGAGTAAATATCATGGTATTTTCTGAATTTGGTTGACACGGCGACTGAAGAAATATATCTAGCTtatcaaatatctggatctgagttgcccaactggcaataagtgctatgtcgaacagccaatgagagcgCAAGATACAGGGTGAAGGAGAAACGCAggaggaggagttgtaaaaagatgggacaggggcataatatagtttatatcagaatatgttggtacacacacaagttttatacagtatttctgaccttatcgttctctacagaacataaCACCAATAATGCATtgctaaaaaaatatttattaacttccaactcactatagaacaatccactcagattcatttatttttccttttttctttttacgctgcacatcagcgctcaaactttgatcactcgctacttgttgacgtgcatttttggatggggtatcattaaacctttcgccacttcgtagtttgggagaccagagaagctcgtctgcgattccagttggtgatagatggtgtagtgtgaaaccccctatcgccgatcagtcgtgcagtgtgaaagccacacccacttgaaagactcccgattacaagagatccagtcgtgtagtgtgaactgtacagcgacctgacgacttggaaagtcatgtagtgtgaacttggcattagtcgccactgttgacctttgcactttagAAGcgggcaaatcaaatatgtgtctattctcaaagacccaacgtAGGCTATAGGCAGTGTAAAAtagatctatatgacatcacaagaaatcTCCCATATAACAATAGCCTATTGATTTTCCCATCCTATCAcgtgtgattattttttactctttttaattaaatgcaacaTGACTCCCTTTAGATTTACTGAGGCCCCCTAGGAGGCATTGGCCCCTTGGTTAAGAACCACTGATGTTATGCATagtacatactttaaagtaaaGACTTTCCATGCCACTACCTGGGCCTCAGAGGACACTTGCAACTTACACaaactcatatacacacacacacacacagttttactGGAAAACACTGAGCAAAAGGAAgaacctggacagggcgccaatctattgcagggcttcagccacccccATCCCCAgacatgggcaattttgtctgtgtagacacccggccagctgatagcacagctaagattcgaGCCCGGATTTTAACAGTGCTTACTGTGCCAAATATGAGTTACTGTatgtaatttgtataaaggtgtacaagtgtaatttatttgtaaatttggacttgtcagtgacagtttaatcATTTTTGATACaaggagggagatgttagctggcatgctagtgggtttTGCCAACTCAGCGTACTGGTTTGAATGGCTTGAGGCTAAATAACCTGCATTTTAACttcaatgtcttattaaaatcctctctaggtaggcactaggcagcaaggcagctcaccaggTTTTGGGACAGACCCTATATAAACAGCATACAGAGCTCAGCAGTGCTTGTACCTTTGAGGGCCTGGATAACAATGCGGTATGCAGTCACTGATGCCACTGGCCTCCAGGACACGCAGATAGTAGAGTGATCAGACCGCACCACACTCACACTGCTCACACGCAGACTGGCTAGATTCACAGAAAAGAAACAGACCACACACAGGGCTATTAAGTCGGCATGTCTTGCGATTACCCCTGTATTTGCGTCCGTACACGCTATTTGTGTGTACAttggagaaaatgaaaaaaataagagaGAAAGTGACTCACTGGTTTTGCCCTGTGCTGAGGCACTGCCCCCCTCTCTGTTGCGGTATTCAGCGGTAACCTGCACACTGTAGCGAGTGTCAGGCTGCAGAGACTGCAGAAGGACTTGCTTCTCACTGCCTGGCAGCAATACCTATATTCCCAACCCCCCGAGAATTAGATCTACATTTATTTAGCAGTCTTCatgcaattatttatttatgtattagtaTTTTAgcgccatgttttacactctttggttacattcatgaccggacaggtagttactggttacacaagattcatcagttcaagtcttttaatgtcaaaagaATGTCAAAAGTGGGTGTGATTTCCATTTCAACCTCTCCTTCCTTAGAAATGGCCAGATGTGTCAACCAGTCTGGTCACACCACTGGGTCGAGAACTCGGGTCTTCgctgtagtgggctagcatgttaagaatgctgtgccacctgagcgcccacaacatattttacattttttttaacgtATTCTATGTGAGTACATACTTTGTTCTCTCGTCCATCACCAGTCAGAGGAGTGTAGACAACGTGGTACTGCTGTACATGAGCATTGGGAGGAAGCCAGCTGACCAGCATGCTTACTGGTGTCTCTTCGGAAATGGATAAACTGCTAGGACCTCCTCCTGATACTGCAACGATACAAACAGAAATAGGATAAAGTATTTTCCTTCTACTCAAATGCCAGTTCCAGTAGTGTTGGGTCAAGGATTAATCCCAGGTCCAGATGCCATGTGGCTATGGTGTCACTAAACATCAATATCTTGACATATATTTTTGacataattttaatttttaaaggtttatgtttagcgatttaatatttttcattcatgtagcattcaagtgcctcacgttcaCTAGTTAACTTATGCTATGCTTATCGGGCAGGGCGAAActatgatcaagaaggtggttcaccgccgctcaggtggcgcagcggtaaagtacgctagctcaccagagttgggtttctagatacatcgtatcgaaactcagctctacctttccgactgggttgggcagcagtatgaacaacttttggctgttgttcaggggttTAAGGGTAGAGTCGGATCATAAGTCCTCATAACttgtacaactgcggcccctgctggttggctgacggcgcctgcacagggctgaggaataacactgagaggggtgtgaccctccgtgcgcagtgtctctcggtgtatgaactcggctcgtgcaggtgtaaaatgcaggctgtactgattgcgtgccggaaggggtgcaagtcagttgagtggcgtcctcagtcggcGGCAAAGGGTcaaaccagtatagaggacataatcagggtaattggacatgactagaataggggataaaattggggggaaaaaaagtgggaaaaaatagacaataaaaaaaaaaaaagaaggtggttcacccagggcaagggtcagccattgcactgcGGTTGTGCTGACCCCTGCGAATTTCTGAAATGTGGGTTTCTCAACTGCATATTTCTGATAGTGGtatcctagtgggtagagctttgagctattaatccaaaggttgagagcttgaatctcagctctgccatgcagccactgtcgggccctccagcaagacccttaaccctctaagCTGCAGGAGCGCCATACAATGGCCAACCCTGCACTCTGCCCCCAGCTTTTAAATGAGCTGGGATACGTGGAAAAAGAGTTTCGTTATAGATAAATTAAGGCGttctatgaggcggtcctagcaatcctacagcaattcagttagcaatcacttagtcaaaatgtccgagatgtcaaagtctaaagcagcttaaAACATGACTTTGGAAAACTCCtgaccaattctgtggacgttTGGAAAACTCCtgaccaattctgtggacacagtAACTATTTGTCTTGAAGaccatcgctggatgttctaggtttacattcaatcgttaagttggctatgctgtattgtagcctccatttattctattattcaatttatgagtgtaatgtaATGACCgtcatgaaatgtggcacttttctgtaaaaatctgtgaaatctacaatttttgaaaaacaaggtcagtgaaattaagcacattttccagttAATGTAGTAGAGCCCCAGGTTATAACACATATAGGTACGGGATGATGATATATATGTAGGGTACACTTACATGTGCTGTATCGTATCGCCACAGCTTCACTCTGTGCTCCATCAGCATAGAGGGCAGAAAGGGAGATCTGATACTCCTTATCATCCTCAACACCCTCTAACACAGCTTCCTCACTCTTCCCATTTACTTTCAGCTGcaccaataaaataataacaatcaaaAAACAGGTTAAAATGGGAATTTATACACTGTGCTCAAGGTGCTCTTTACCTTTGCCCATaactttggcaaatgttaaTAAATTTTCAAAATTCTTTCATTGTCGCAGCACCAGATTATGAGGTTTGTCATCTTGGCTGAGAACCGGTCTGATCCTGTGAGAAGCGTATTAAAACttgtagttcagtaattgtccactagtgataggctttattttgtcggaaggctcactttgttctcgcctttttctctgtgttttatgcttaatttatGCACGTtttagtgcttagttatgcaccagcagtgcttcagactcagaataatagatacTCTATATACATAGAGTCCCCACTATACAATTACGGCAAAAAAACACACTCCTCCACCACACAtggtaaatgaaatttctccccagtagtacagtacaccaattgtaatatttatttacaggttttaccttacatatttacattgttcattttactgtttatgtgcATGTACCATGtacatgtttagcacttttgtggaccttggtgctgtgtttatatatattttcagtCCATTTTAGTccattaaatcgaggttccactgtatggAATGACCTTGTTTAAGATTTTCCAAAGTTATGGCCAAAGGCACAGCGGTCCCTTTTTTGACTGACAGTTTACATATTCACATgccctaatccctaattattacaaCACTTTTCATAGAGTTATAAAAGCAAGTTTGCAGatctaaataacaataagaagtGCTCATGCTGACCTGCTTTAGGTCTCCTCCACTGAGAGAAATCCATTTAATCAGGTATGAGGTCACATCGTTTGCAGCCGGCTCCCAGCTTACTGTCAGAGTGCTGTCAGAGAAGTTGGTGACCTTCAGCTCAGATGGAGAAGGCACCTTTACTAAAGGAGGTATAAACACTTAAACGTTAGGTAAACATGGCCTAGGTTAACACATTATAATTTAAAGAAGGCAACATTTGGTAAGTAACAATCACCTGTTACTTACCATTTCCTGCATTTTGGCCATTAAAACCGCAACCATGAATAgggtaaagtggtggtaaaacaatgacAATTATGCAAGCATGCATGTGACTTACATGTGGTGATGTTACCCGTGAGAGGTGTGGACAGGCCTTTTGGATATTGAGACTGCACAGAGACCAGATATTTCGACAGTGAGGACAAATTCCGCAGCAAAACCGTATTCACACCCACCACCTCCACCTATCAGAAAGCAGGACAACAGATTTTAGGCATCCTTATCTGACTATAGTAATTAAATAGCTTTATGGCAGTAAAATACATTTTCCATTTACATGTTTGACATCACTCCCATGATTCGTGCTGTAGGTGATGTGGTAAGCAGGAACGTCAGCTGCACCAGGTGCCCATGTGACCTTAAGTGTGCTGTGACTGACCACTGGGAACTGTAGATTAAGAGGAGAGGGCAACTGGACTACAAAGAGACATAAAAAGAATAAGAaagtacatttaattttaatgaaCCGTGTTCATTTTGTAATTTGATGTTTATAGGACTTAAAATGCTCGAGCGTTTACAGGTGGTAGCGACAGCGGTGACGGGATCACTCGGCTCTTCGTCGTACAGGGCATACAAGGTGACCGAGTAATCTGTAGAGGGCATCAGATCCTTCAGGACCACATCAGTTTCATCGggtttaaacttcacctgatatATAAAACCAAAGAGCAGAGCTGCACTTCATTATTCATTAAACATGCACAtcacaatcaatgttccaattcatcccatagGTATTTAGtggggttgaagtcagggctctgtgcagtacAAACCTTTTAGCAATAGAAGTGACTGAAACATCTAAACAACACCTGAATAATAAGGGGTATCTACATACTTATTTTACTATTTGTTTTATGCCTGTTTTTTCAATCCTGCAAATTTCACCAAGTTTCAattgattttacattttttttggtgttttgttCTTTTGAGTCTTGAGGTTATAGGACTTCACTGATCCACAGAAGAAGCTTTTACATTCAAATatgaacaaaaaagaaaataacatcCTAAAAACTGCAGATCTTTCTTCTCTCAGCTAGGGTCAATATTTATGATCCTTCAATATGAACAAGACTAGGCAACGTGGTATGTATGGTTGGTAgccaggaggaaacccttgctaaTCAAAAAAGTTAACCACTAGTGTCCACAAAGCACTTGGATGATACCCAAAATGTTTAAGTACATTCAGTTGTATTgtcaaataacaaaaaaatgggACCTTTATGTATAACGAGTGTCTcattgggtgtgtttgaaaacgtAGTgaactctctacatagacagcattttacgtcatcctacgcacgctcccgagaagaaggctgtttgaattcttagatgccttaaaatgctgcctagtatgACACCTTAAATTTGAACGGTACTCtgacagaataacgagggagcatccgatgctgcctgagcagtgaaggcaatccaagcattcagtgcggcaaacttttctcacaaaaaaattacaaatatgatgGACGGATGTGGAGTttttttcaaacataaataaattatcatttgatttttaatttgtataaacgtgcacaagatgttagttgacatgtcAGCGCGTTGTgtcacctcatcccattggtttaaatggcacGAGGCTAACAGTGTGGAAAAACTGTTGGAATGGCTGTCTGAGTAGTGCGTTTAAATAACCTGTCGATGACTTATTCGAATCctttctacttaggcagctgactatgtaggcagtaagacagtacaacagcaaggcagctcactaggaaCAGACCCATAATGTCTGTCATAATGGTCATAATGTGAAAACCAACTATTAATAATACTGGAACTAAAGTCCTACTCATCTAGGCTCACCTCTCGAGCATCATCAGGCTCTCCATCAGTAAGAGCTGAGTACAGTGCCATGTACTGAGTAGCTCCAGGAGCCGGCTTCCAGCTCACTCGAAGACTGCTGGCAGAGGACGCAGTGACCTCCAGAGACTCAGGCATGGCCAGCATCGCTATAGAAAagaaaaagcaagaaaaaaaggTGGGAAAAGGTCATGAGTCTAAGAAAGGTTAACCGTTCTGTACATAGTTATATACAGAGACTTACACGTCGTGAAGATGCCTCTGAGTGGAGCGCCCACACTGTGCTCGTATACAGGAAAGATTGAAACATGGTACTGTGTCTGTGAGGAGAGCCCGGTTAGCATCAGCGTGGAAGTGGATCCATTTACCACCATCTGCAAAAACATGATGTTGGAGAATGAAATAAAGCTACAGTTAAAATGTATACAATTTTGGTAGTGTAACAAGTTCATTTAGGCCAGCAAGGAGGACTAATGTCTCTATGAGACTGAATAAAAgacatgaatttaataattagggGGTGTAtcacaatacttttgtctatatagtgtatgtaggcCAGAGCATATGCACTGTATGGgcacagggcagtggtagctcagtggttaaggtactggactagtaatcagaaagttgccaaattgccactgttaagcccctgcgcaaggcccttaaccctcaattggtgCAAAACGCCTAAGATGTAAAACTCATGCTCACCTCTTGTGGGTTTGACCCCTCGCTGCTATGAAAcacaaccctgtactgttgcaccgACCGGCTTGGGCTCGACCAGCTCAACCTCACTTCTTTGGGTCCGAGTTCAGAGTAGCGCAGGTCCGTAGGGCTCGGGTAGGACAGCAGTGGGTTTTCAGTGGGACTAGCTCTTCCTGGttcacatacacagatacacagaaaTGGTTGTAGTTACGCTAATGAAAGGTAAATCTCACCCCTAGGTGAGCGTAACATGCATTTGTTGGTTTGACTCACTCGTTGCTTTATCACGCTCCTCCATCTTTCCGCAGAGGATGCGCACCAATCGGCCGACAAGTTTACTGAGCAGAGGGAAATCATTCACATTATACATATTTAAATCCAGAGGCTCGGACGCCACCTGCTTTAGTTCAGCTTCATCAGCATTCTTAACACCTAGGAGAGACGGATAGAAATAGAGGTGCTATTACTTTCTTTAACAAACAACATAAAACATCATGATTAATCGAATTACTGGTTTAGGGTAAATCAAACTGGAACTGCTTTTAAATGCTTTAAGTCACATAAAGACGTCTAAGGTCACccctttttgtatttgttgtCCCATATCTAATTCCAATTGCAAGCACGAAAGCATACACTATGTACCCATGCAGGCTAGCACATGATCTGAGTGTCCTAAACCTTCATACAATATTATGATAAGACTATAAAAAATAgggtaaaaatgtaaacaaactatCTGAGATTAAAGGTACAGAGTAGTGTGTTTACATGAACCTGTAGTAAGGCTGGTGTTACTATTAAGTGCAGGTTATATAACGTTATTATAAAGCATAGTTCCTGTGGTGttaatatgagggatcttcaaaaagtttccacacttctatattttggttggaaacggtgaaggcgggaggagtagtaaacgttcgtgtctgagagactgagagagagctctgaatttagcaccatctgatttccaccttttgagactgctcaaagaagctttaaggggaagaagattttcatgtgatgttgTTGCAATTTTGGAAAACTGTCAAATATCCAGTTATAAAATCTAGTAAAGTAAGTTCTGTTTATGCAATTTCATGCAGAAAAAATGCAAGGAGTTTATGGAATTTAAAGACAAATTCCTGAGGTCTTTACCCACGGCGATGATCTCCACTCCCGCATTTTTCAGCTTGTTGGCTGCAGCAACGGCATCGTCCTGAGACTTCCCATCAGTCAACAGCAACAGAAACCGTGGAACATCTGAACGAGCCCCGGCCTCTTCTATAAAATTTTCCTCCAGGACATGAATGAGAGCCTGACCTGAGACATGCACACATGTCAGTGGGACAATAAATTTATAAATTTAAACTAACAATGTAGCAGCATGATTTTATATATCAGGGACCTCAGAGACCCAACAAGAAGAATTACAATTAATATAACCACAGATTATTACAATAAAATTACTTCTGACCTGTGAAAGTGTTTCCTCCTTTGTATCTAAAATTTCGGACAGCGTCGATCAGCTGCTCTCTGGATGTGAAGTTATTAAGCTGCCACTCAGTCCGAGGGTCTCCACTGTACTGAGACAGGGCTGAAAAAGAACACTTTCATCACCGTTTAGCCAAAGATAAAACAGTGAACCATTAAAGCAGCATCTGTCTATGAAATTCTAATTTCCATTGGAAGACGTTTCTTACCGATCTGCACTCCGTCTGACCCGATGTGAAAGGGAGTGACCAGACCCTCCAGAAATTCTCGAACTTTCTTGAAGTTGGTGCGCCCGATGCTCCACGAACCATCCACCAGAAGGACGAGGTCTGCATGCACTCCTGCCCTGCACTCGAACGGATTCCGTGAGGTTCCAGCTGGACACATTCAGACAGGAaaagtatactgtatgtaaagaTGTGGACACATCTAAGAATGAATAAGTTCTGGTGTTTCAAGCCACTTtatgaattatataaaatattacatgcttccaaatttgtggCAACTGTTTGAAAGATACAaaaggttttgaaatgggatgtttaACAGGCTGATAGACAGTGGATAGTGGATAGTagaatggccaaaagtatgtggcctTAGTAACTGTTCAG contains the following coding sequences:
- the LOC134333471 gene encoding collagen alpha-1(XX) chain-like isoform X1 — translated: MACPVSIICRALRTVGLVLFYYVFSIGITFYNKWLMKGFHFPLFMTLVHLTIIFCLSALSRCAMQCWTKKPRVTLSWKDYFHKVAPTALATALDIGLSNWSFLFITISLYTMTKSSAVLFILFFSLIFKLEEPNPFLILVVLLIASGLFMFTLKSTQFNLEGFIMVLLASFIGGIRWTLTQVLMQKAELGLQNPIDTMYHLQPLMFMGLFPLFVYNEGLSVGTTEKLFRVSELQPLLSSILALSAGGMLAFGLGFSEFLLVSRTSSLTLSIAGIFKEVCTLLLAVEFMGDNMSVVNWLGFVVCLAGISLHVGLKTYYSKGRALFHLLFITGLNLLLCNHINGCVLSDRMTSIVWLILLMLASEAHTQGRLKLTVLSEDRLQMKWKEAEGPVQGYKVRVRSISDIPQPELMLTTTRGRATVAGLDSTQEYLLQVLMLNGTMEKLIAKRRFTINGLREEEEARSGVQKEKRKVLSGASGSGDLDDVTEVLESLPTILYQEPTTKEPPPLSDQGEQDVEKSGKDRKKKKKDKKTKEKEEKDEMRGKAAEEEDKVTKTTPIQPVTAGTSRNPFECRAGVHADLVLLVDGSWSIGRTNFKKVREFLEGLVTPFHIGSDGVQIALSQYSGDPRTEWQLNNFTSREQLIDAVRNFRYKGGNTFTGQALIHVLEENFIEEAGARSDVPRFLLLLTDGKSQDDAVAAANKLKNAGVEIIAVGVKNADEAELKQVASEPLDLNMYNVNDFPLLSKLVGRLVRILCGKMEERDKATRRASPTENPLLSYPSPTDLRYSELGPKEVRLSWSSPSRSVQQYRVVFHSSEGSNPQEMVVNGSTSTLMLTGLSSQTQYHVSIFPVYEHSVGAPLRGIFTTSMLAMPESLEVTASSASSLRVSWKPAPGATQYMALYSALTDGEPDDAREVKFKPDETDVVLKDLMPSTDYSVTLYALYDEEPSDPVTAVATTFQLPSPLNLQFPVVSHSTLKVTWAPGAADVPAYHITYSTNHGSDVKHVEVVGVNTVLLRNLSSLSKYLVSVQSQYPKGLSTPLTGNITTLKVPSPSELKVTNFSDSTLTVSWEPAANDVTSYLIKWISLSGGDLKQLKVNGKSEEAVLEGVEDDKEYQISLSALYADGAQSEAVAIRYSTLSGGGPSSLSISEETPVSMLVSWLPPNAHVQQYHVVYTPLTGDGRENKVLLPGSEKQVLLQSLQPDTRYSVQVTAEYRNREGGSASAQGKTTSLRVSSVSVVRSDHSTICVSWRPVASVTAYRIVIQALKDKQKKEATVSATSNSNCFSELQPETVYRISVHSLLGTVQSAAVTILHPTASAPVRAYVPPGLHPVIREVCPEMTIRNHVIQGFNMMESFGLTPRAHSTVEGVSAEPFIFTSIPSYTIYRDVQLTQSTGFIHPSGFAPEHTISMAFRLLQNSPREPFALWQLTDNDFQPKMGVVLDPERKMLLYFSLDYRGEVQELTFDQPQVHTLFYGSFHKIHLSVSQVGVSLSVDCQWVGERPARPSGNVPTDGFEMLGKLVRTRGPRSGSAAFQLQSFEIVCNTTWASEDTCCDLPAQRDEESCPAFPYACTCTSNIPGAPGELGPPGKPGPRGQKGEKGEPGQKGEKGPPGKAGPEGDLGSAGSVGPRGMTVLGKMGPPGIRGEKGEMGRPGSQGLPGPPGPKGNEGRPGPEGNRGVEGNMGPRGPLGPKGPPGLRGHPGPGGDRGPLGPVGPTGLPGVKGERGEKGEPQSLAMIYDLVTQACEKLVHDEVLKLDTFLNEMRRNPAPVEDPVGPPGEPGIPGAKGPPGPRGPPGRQGSRGDSGRSAYPGEQGRSGLPGESGDPGSNVQGSPGIKGLAGLPGESRVGVPGPRGPDGKPGVPGISGAVGQPGEMGPPGVCDSSGCQRRPPPAEDPYYGYQP